In a genomic window of Lepisosteus oculatus isolate fLepOcu1 chromosome 5, fLepOcu1.hap2, whole genome shotgun sequence:
- the pias1b gene encoding E3 SUMO-protein ligase PIAS1 isoform X1, whose translation MAESAELKQMVMSLRVSELQVLLGYAGRNKHGRKHELLTKALHLLKAGCSPAVQMKIKELYRRRFPTKMVTPAELSLPSVHSTTAPLPAGLPQLSFDGHAASSPLLPVSLLGPKHELDLPHLPSALHPVHPDVKLQKLPFYDMLDELIKPTSLASDNSQRFQETCFAFALTPQQVQQISSSMDLSGTKCDFTVQVQLRFCLSETSCPQEDHFPPNLCVKVNGKPCNLPGYLPPTKNGVEPKRPSRPINITSLVRLSTTVPNTIVVSWTAEIGRSYSMAVYLVKQQSSSVLLQRLRSKGIRNPDHSRALIKEKLTADPDSEIATTSLRVSLLCPLGKMRLMIPCRALTCSHLQCFDATLYIQMNEKKPTWVCPVCDKKAPYEHLIIDGLFMEILNSCVDCDEIQFKEDGSWAPMRSKKEVQQVNSYNGVEGACRTAIPEHRHSSSSNSKKVEVIDLTLDSSSDEEEDEEPPPKRTCPSLSPASPPVNKGVLNLHHQASPVARAPSMPPVDTNYIPPPPPLIQDYRHSYHTLPYELQGLDFFPFLQGDNQHYSTNLLVAAAAAASASDEHDMLHPSLNRFLPYNSSQMYLEQPGTPVSSALVPANGGGSSSSSSSSLVSSSSLRESHGHPGPTRATAEAAAAAIYGSMPDVISLD comes from the exons CAAATGGTTATGAGCCTTCGCGTTTCGGAGCTCCAAGTACTACTGGGATACGCGGGAAGGAACAAACACGGACGTAAGCACGAACTCTTAACGAAAGCTCTGCACTTACTGAAGGCTGGCTGCAGCCCCGCTGTGCAAATGAAAATCAAAGAACTCTACAGACGGAGGTTCCCCACCAAAATGGTGACGCCGGCAGAGCTGTCGCTGCCCAGCGTGCACTCCACCACAGCCCCGCTGCCCGCTGGCCTGCCCCAGCTGAGCTTCGACGGCCACGCGGCCAGCTCGCCCCTGCTCCCCGTCTCCCTGCTGGGGCCCAAGCACGAGCTGGACCTGCCGCACCTGCCTTCCGCGCTGCATCCTGTGCACCCAGACGTCAAGCTGCAGAAGCTGCCTTTCTACGACATGCTGGACGAGCTCATCAAGCCTACCAGCCTGG caTCAGATAACAGCCAGCGGTTTCAGGAAACATgctttgcttttgcattaaCGCCTCAACAAGTACAACAGATTAGCAGCTCAAT GGACCTTTCTGGGACCAAATGCGACTTTACTGTTCAAGTTCAGCTAAG GTTCTGCTTATCAGAAACGAGCTGTCCTCAGGAAGACCACTTTCCTCCTAATTTGTGTGTGAAAGTGAACGGGAAACCCTGTAACCTCCCA GGATATCTTCCTCCAACCAAAAATGGTGTAGAACCAAAGCGCCCCAGCCGACCTATCAACATTACCTCACTGGTGAGATTGTCCACAACAGTACCCAACACCATCGTGGTGTCATGGACAGCTGAAATTGGAAGG AGCTACTCAATGGCAGTGTATCTTGTAAAACAACAGTCCTCCTCGGTATTGTTGCAGAGGTTACGGTCAAAAGGCATAAGGAACCCAGACCACTCCAGAGCACTCA TTAAGGAGAAGCTGACGGCTGATCCTGACAGTGAAATCGCCACCACCAGTCTGCGGGTATCTCTGCTCTGCCCG TTGGGGAAGATGCGGCTGATGATCCCTTGCCGGGCGCTGACCTGCTCACACCTGCAGTGTTTTGACGCCACGCTGTACATCCAGATGAATGAGAAGAAGCCCACCTGGGTGTGTCCTGTCTGCGATAAGAAGGCTCCCTACGAGCACCTCATCATTGATGG TTTGTTCATGGAGATCCTCAACAGCTGTGTGGACTGTGATGAGATCCAGTTCAAGGAGGACGGTAGCTGGGCCCCCATGCGGTCAAAGAAGGAAGTGCAGCAAGTCAATTCTTACAATGGAGTAGAAG GAGCCTGTCGGACTGCGATCCCCGAACACAGACACAGTAGCTCCTCTAACAGTAAGAAGGTGGAGGTGATCGACCTGACGCTGGACAGCTCTTCTGATGAGGAGGAGGATGAGGAGCCCCCTCCAAAGAGGACCTGCCCCTCACTCTCTCCTGCTTCACCCCCTGTCAACAAGGG GGTGTTAAATCTGCACCATCAAGCATCACCAGTGGCCAGGGCACCCAGCATGCCCCCTGTGGATACCAACTACATCCCCCCACCGCCCCCCCTCATCCAGGACTACCGCCATTCTTATCACACGCTGCCCTATGAACTGCAAG gtCTGGATTTCTTCCCATTTTTGCAAGGTGACAATCAG CATTACAGTACCAACCTGCTGGTGGCCGCCGCGGCAGCCGCATCGGCCTCGGACGAGCACGACATGCTCCACCCCTCCCTGAACCGCTTCCTGCCCTACAACTCCTCGCAGATGTACCTGGAGCAGCCCGGCACCCCGGTCAGCAGCGCCCTGGTGCCAGCCAACGGAGGCGgcagcagcagtagcagcagcagcagcctggtGTCGTCCAGCAGCCTGCGCGAGAGCCACGGCCACCCGGGCCCCACCCGGGCCACCGCCgaggccgccgccgccgccatcTACGGCTCCATGCCCGATGTCATCTCGCTGGACTGA
- the pias1b gene encoding E3 SUMO-protein ligase PIAS1 isoform X2, which produces MVMSLRVSELQVLLGYAGRNKHGRKHELLTKALHLLKAGCSPAVQMKIKELYRRRFPTKMVTPAELSLPSVHSTTAPLPAGLPQLSFDGHAASSPLLPVSLLGPKHELDLPHLPSALHPVHPDVKLQKLPFYDMLDELIKPTSLASDNSQRFQETCFAFALTPQQVQQISSSMDLSGTKCDFTVQVQLRFCLSETSCPQEDHFPPNLCVKVNGKPCNLPGYLPPTKNGVEPKRPSRPINITSLVRLSTTVPNTIVVSWTAEIGRSYSMAVYLVKQQSSSVLLQRLRSKGIRNPDHSRALIKEKLTADPDSEIATTSLRVSLLCPLGKMRLMIPCRALTCSHLQCFDATLYIQMNEKKPTWVCPVCDKKAPYEHLIIDGLFMEILNSCVDCDEIQFKEDGSWAPMRSKKEVQQVNSYNGVEGACRTAIPEHRHSSSSNSKKVEVIDLTLDSSSDEEEDEEPPPKRTCPSLSPASPPVNKGVLNLHHQASPVARAPSMPPVDTNYIPPPPPLIQDYRHSYHTLPYELQGLDFFPFLQGDNQHYSTNLLVAAAAAASASDEHDMLHPSLNRFLPYNSSQMYLEQPGTPVSSALVPANGGGSSSSSSSSLVSSSSLRESHGHPGPTRATAEAAAAAIYGSMPDVISLD; this is translated from the exons ATGGTTATGAGCCTTCGCGTTTCGGAGCTCCAAGTACTACTGGGATACGCGGGAAGGAACAAACACGGACGTAAGCACGAACTCTTAACGAAAGCTCTGCACTTACTGAAGGCTGGCTGCAGCCCCGCTGTGCAAATGAAAATCAAAGAACTCTACAGACGGAGGTTCCCCACCAAAATGGTGACGCCGGCAGAGCTGTCGCTGCCCAGCGTGCACTCCACCACAGCCCCGCTGCCCGCTGGCCTGCCCCAGCTGAGCTTCGACGGCCACGCGGCCAGCTCGCCCCTGCTCCCCGTCTCCCTGCTGGGGCCCAAGCACGAGCTGGACCTGCCGCACCTGCCTTCCGCGCTGCATCCTGTGCACCCAGACGTCAAGCTGCAGAAGCTGCCTTTCTACGACATGCTGGACGAGCTCATCAAGCCTACCAGCCTGG caTCAGATAACAGCCAGCGGTTTCAGGAAACATgctttgcttttgcattaaCGCCTCAACAAGTACAACAGATTAGCAGCTCAAT GGACCTTTCTGGGACCAAATGCGACTTTACTGTTCAAGTTCAGCTAAG GTTCTGCTTATCAGAAACGAGCTGTCCTCAGGAAGACCACTTTCCTCCTAATTTGTGTGTGAAAGTGAACGGGAAACCCTGTAACCTCCCA GGATATCTTCCTCCAACCAAAAATGGTGTAGAACCAAAGCGCCCCAGCCGACCTATCAACATTACCTCACTGGTGAGATTGTCCACAACAGTACCCAACACCATCGTGGTGTCATGGACAGCTGAAATTGGAAGG AGCTACTCAATGGCAGTGTATCTTGTAAAACAACAGTCCTCCTCGGTATTGTTGCAGAGGTTACGGTCAAAAGGCATAAGGAACCCAGACCACTCCAGAGCACTCA TTAAGGAGAAGCTGACGGCTGATCCTGACAGTGAAATCGCCACCACCAGTCTGCGGGTATCTCTGCTCTGCCCG TTGGGGAAGATGCGGCTGATGATCCCTTGCCGGGCGCTGACCTGCTCACACCTGCAGTGTTTTGACGCCACGCTGTACATCCAGATGAATGAGAAGAAGCCCACCTGGGTGTGTCCTGTCTGCGATAAGAAGGCTCCCTACGAGCACCTCATCATTGATGG TTTGTTCATGGAGATCCTCAACAGCTGTGTGGACTGTGATGAGATCCAGTTCAAGGAGGACGGTAGCTGGGCCCCCATGCGGTCAAAGAAGGAAGTGCAGCAAGTCAATTCTTACAATGGAGTAGAAG GAGCCTGTCGGACTGCGATCCCCGAACACAGACACAGTAGCTCCTCTAACAGTAAGAAGGTGGAGGTGATCGACCTGACGCTGGACAGCTCTTCTGATGAGGAGGAGGATGAGGAGCCCCCTCCAAAGAGGACCTGCCCCTCACTCTCTCCTGCTTCACCCCCTGTCAACAAGGG GGTGTTAAATCTGCACCATCAAGCATCACCAGTGGCCAGGGCACCCAGCATGCCCCCTGTGGATACCAACTACATCCCCCCACCGCCCCCCCTCATCCAGGACTACCGCCATTCTTATCACACGCTGCCCTATGAACTGCAAG gtCTGGATTTCTTCCCATTTTTGCAAGGTGACAATCAG CATTACAGTACCAACCTGCTGGTGGCCGCCGCGGCAGCCGCATCGGCCTCGGACGAGCACGACATGCTCCACCCCTCCCTGAACCGCTTCCTGCCCTACAACTCCTCGCAGATGTACCTGGAGCAGCCCGGCACCCCGGTCAGCAGCGCCCTGGTGCCAGCCAACGGAGGCGgcagcagcagtagcagcagcagcagcctggtGTCGTCCAGCAGCCTGCGCGAGAGCCACGGCCACCCGGGCCCCACCCGGGCCACCGCCgaggccgccgccgccgccatcTACGGCTCCATGCCCGATGTCATCTCGCTGGACTGA
- the LOC102690259 gene encoding calmodulin-like protein 4, which translates to MAKFLSQDQINEFKECFSLYDKKHKGKIAAQDLITVMRCLGTSPTFGEVERHLQIHKIDKNGELDFSTFLTMMHRQIQQEDPKAEILEAMRMTDKQKKGYILASELRAKLTGLGEKLTDKEVDDLFREANVRPDGVVQYEEFTRMVTLPPPDY; encoded by the exons ATG GCGAAATTTCTATCCCAGGATCAAATTAACG AGTTCAAGGAGTGCTTCTCTCTGTACGACAAGAAGCACAAGGGGAAAATCGCAGCCCAGGACCTGATCACCGTCATGCGCTGCCTGGGGACCAGCCCCACCTTTGGGGAGGTGGAGAGGCACCTGCAGATCCACAAGATAG ACAAAAACGGAGAGCTGGATTTCTCCACCTTTCTGACCATGATGCACCGGCAGATCCAGCAGGAGGACCCCAAAGCGGAGATCCTGGAGGCCATGCGCATGACGGATAAGCAGAAGAAGGGCTACATCCTGGCCTCAGAGCTGAGGGCGAAACTGACCGGGCTGGGCGAGAAACTGACCGACAAAGAGG TGGACGACCTGTTCAGAGAGGCAAACGTGCGTCCAGATGGCGTTGTGCAGTACGAGGAGTTCACAAGAATGGTGACCCTTCCACCGCCAGACTACTGA
- the LOC102690466 gene encoding ceroid-lipofuscinosis neuronal protein 6 homolog isoform X1, which produces MRKRQNSAMQASTFHPSRHASREAESSLKKPQFHLDLWFYFTLQNWVLDFGRPIVMIVLPLEWFPLNKPSAGDYFHMAYNIITPFLLLKLIERSPKTLPHSAVYLCIITFVMGASIHLVGDSINHRLILSGYQLHLSVRDNPIIKSLKPESLIDSFELLYYYDENLGHSMWYVPFFLILFLYFTGCFTHIREEKKMPVSAWLLVGPSGLYYWYLVTEGQIFILYIFTFFAMMATVMHQKRKGFVLDSNGLFLFYSFSITLALVAVWVACLWSDQTLRKKYPGVIYVPEPWAFYTLHIQGQH; this is translated from the exons CAGACATGCGTCCCGAGAAGCAGAGTCTTCGCTGAAGAAACCGCAGTTCCACCTTGACCTGTGGTTTTACTTCACCCTGCAGAACTGGGTTCTGGACTTCGGCAGGCCCATCGTCATG ATTGTCTTGCCACTGGAGTGGTTCCCCCTGAACAAGCCCAGCGCTGGTGATTATTTTCACATGGCCTACAACATCATCACTCCCTTCCTGCTCCTCAAG CTAATCGAGCGCAGCCCCAAGACCCTGCCGCACTCTGCCGTCTACCTGTGCATCATCACCTTCGTCATGGGCGCCAGCATCCACCTGGTGGGCGACTCCATCAACCACCGGCTCATCCTGAGTGGCTACCAGCTGCACCTGTCCGTCCGCGACAACCCCATCATCAAGAGCCTCAAGCCTGAGAGCCTG ATAGACTCCTTTGAACTGCTGTATTACTATGATGAAAATCTGGGACACTCCATGTG GTATGTGCCCTTCTTCCTCATCCTCTTCCTCTACTTCACTGGCTGCTTCACCCACATCAGGGAGGAGAAGAAGATGCCTGTCTCAGCATGGCTGCTGGTGGGGCCCAGTGGGCTCTACTACTG GTACCTGGTGACAGAGGGCCAGATCTTCATCCTCTACATCTTCACCTTCTTCGCGATGATGGCCACGGTCATGCACCAGAAACGCAAGGGGTTTGTGCTGGACAGCaacggcctcttcctcttctaCAGCTTCTCCATCACCCTGGCCTTGGTGGCGGTGTGGGTGGCCTGTCTGTGGAGTGACCAGACCCTGCGGAAGAAGTACCCAGGGGTGATATATGTCCCCGAGCCCTGGGCCTTCTACACACTGCACATCCAGGGCCAGCACTAG
- the LOC102690466 gene encoding ceroid-lipofuscinosis neuronal protein 6 homolog isoform X2 codes for MRKRQNSAMQASTFHPRHASREAESSLKKPQFHLDLWFYFTLQNWVLDFGRPIVMIVLPLEWFPLNKPSAGDYFHMAYNIITPFLLLKLIERSPKTLPHSAVYLCIITFVMGASIHLVGDSINHRLILSGYQLHLSVRDNPIIKSLKPESLIDSFELLYYYDENLGHSMWYVPFFLILFLYFTGCFTHIREEKKMPVSAWLLVGPSGLYYWYLVTEGQIFILYIFTFFAMMATVMHQKRKGFVLDSNGLFLFYSFSITLALVAVWVACLWSDQTLRKKYPGVIYVPEPWAFYTLHIQGQH; via the exons ACATGCGTCCCGAGAAGCAGAGTCTTCGCTGAAGAAACCGCAGTTCCACCTTGACCTGTGGTTTTACTTCACCCTGCAGAACTGGGTTCTGGACTTCGGCAGGCCCATCGTCATG ATTGTCTTGCCACTGGAGTGGTTCCCCCTGAACAAGCCCAGCGCTGGTGATTATTTTCACATGGCCTACAACATCATCACTCCCTTCCTGCTCCTCAAG CTAATCGAGCGCAGCCCCAAGACCCTGCCGCACTCTGCCGTCTACCTGTGCATCATCACCTTCGTCATGGGCGCCAGCATCCACCTGGTGGGCGACTCCATCAACCACCGGCTCATCCTGAGTGGCTACCAGCTGCACCTGTCCGTCCGCGACAACCCCATCATCAAGAGCCTCAAGCCTGAGAGCCTG ATAGACTCCTTTGAACTGCTGTATTACTATGATGAAAATCTGGGACACTCCATGTG GTATGTGCCCTTCTTCCTCATCCTCTTCCTCTACTTCACTGGCTGCTTCACCCACATCAGGGAGGAGAAGAAGATGCCTGTCTCAGCATGGCTGCTGGTGGGGCCCAGTGGGCTCTACTACTG GTACCTGGTGACAGAGGGCCAGATCTTCATCCTCTACATCTTCACCTTCTTCGCGATGATGGCCACGGTCATGCACCAGAAACGCAAGGGGTTTGTGCTGGACAGCaacggcctcttcctcttctaCAGCTTCTCCATCACCCTGGCCTTGGTGGCGGTGTGGGTGGCCTGTCTGTGGAGTGACCAGACCCTGCGGAAGAAGTACCCAGGGGTGATATATGTCCCCGAGCCCTGGGCCTTCTACACACTGCACATCCAGGGCCAGCACTAG